The following proteins are encoded in a genomic region of Neisseria perflava:
- a CDS encoding Tex family protein, whose protein sequence is MNITQILSQELSATAAQINAAIKLLDNGATVPFIARYRKEATGGLDDTQLRQLAERLQYLRELEERKAVVLKSIEEQGKLSDDLRAQIEAADNKTALEDLYLPYKPKRRTKAQIAREHGLQPLADALLAEQPQDVEAAAQGYLNENVPDAKAALDGARTILMEQFAEDAELIGTLRDKLWNEAEIHAQVVEGKETEGEKFSDYFDHREPIRTMPSHRALAVLRGRNEGILNIALKYQPDDTPITQQSEYEKLIARRFKISDGHKWLRDTVRLTWRAKIFLSLELEALNRLKEAADTDAITVFARNLKDLLLAAPAGRLTTLGLDPGYRNGVKCAVVDDTGKLLDTVIVYLHQENNMLSTLSRLIKQHGVKLIAIGNGTASRETDKIAGELVRVMPEMGLHKIVVSEAGASIYSASELAAREFPDLDVSLRGAVSIARRLQDPLAELVKIDPKSIGVGQYQHDVNQSQLAKSLDAVVEDCVNAVGVDVNTASAPLLARISGLNQTLAQNIVAYRDENGAFDSRKKLLKVPRLGEKTFEQAAGFLRINGGKEPLDASAVHPEAYPVVAKMLAQQGITAAELIGNRERVKQIKASDFIDERFGLPTILDILSELEKPGRDPRGEFQTASFAEGIHEISDLQVGMILEGVVSNVANFGAFVDIGVHQDGLVHISALSNRFVQDPREVVKAGDVVKVKVLEVDAARKRIALTMRLDDEPGCAAKSNRPSETRHQERRDLKPQRNERAPTNSAMADAFAKLKR, encoded by the coding sequence ATGAACATTACTCAAATTCTTTCCCAAGAACTTTCGGCTACGGCCGCGCAAATCAATGCCGCCATTAAGCTTTTGGACAACGGCGCGACCGTACCCTTTATCGCGCGTTACCGTAAAGAAGCCACTGGTGGGCTGGACGATACGCAGTTGCGCCAGCTTGCCGAGCGGCTGCAATACCTGCGCGAATTGGAAGAGCGCAAAGCCGTTGTGTTAAAAAGTATTGAAGAGCAAGGCAAGCTTTCAGACGACCTCAGGGCGCAAATCGAAGCCGCCGACAACAAAACCGCGCTGGAAGACCTGTATCTGCCCTACAAACCCAAACGCCGCACCAAAGCACAAATCGCACGCGAACACGGTTTGCAGCCGCTGGCGGATGCGTTGCTTGCCGAGCAGCCGCAGGACGTGGAAGCCGCCGCGCAGGGCTACCTGAACGAAAATGTCCCCGACGCCAAAGCCGCGCTGGACGGTGCGCGCACGATTCTGATGGAACAGTTTGCTGAAGACGCGGAACTCATCGGTACGCTGCGTGACAAGCTGTGGAATGAAGCCGAAATCCACGCGCAAGTCGTTGAAGGCAAAGAAACAGAAGGCGAAAAATTCAGCGATTATTTCGACCATCGCGAACCCATCCGCACTATGCCCAGCCACCGCGCGCTGGCGGTATTGCGCGGCCGCAACGAAGGCATTTTGAATATCGCGCTCAAATACCAGCCCGACGACACGCCGATTACGCAGCAAAGCGAATACGAGAAACTCATCGCCCGCCGTTTCAAGATTTCAGACGGCCACAAATGGCTGCGCGATACCGTGCGCCTGACTTGGCGCGCGAAAATCTTTTTGTCGTTGGAGCTTGAAGCACTAAATCGTCTGAAAGAAGCCGCTGATACCGACGCGATTACCGTGTTCGCCCGCAATCTCAAAGACTTGTTGCTCGCCGCGCCCGCCGGACGGCTAACTACTTTGGGTCTCGACCCCGGCTACCGCAACGGCGTGAAATGCGCCGTGGTGGACGACACGGGCAAGCTGCTGGATACTGTCATTGTCTATTTGCATCAAGAAAACAATATGTTGTCGACGCTGTCGCGCCTGATTAAGCAGCACGGCGTGAAGCTCATCGCCATCGGCAACGGCACCGCCAGCCGCGAAACCGACAAAATCGCGGGTGAACTGGTGCGCGTAATGCCCGAAATGGGGCTGCACAAAATCGTTGTTTCCGAAGCAGGCGCGTCGATTTATTCCGCGTCCGAACTGGCGGCGCGCGAGTTCCCTGACTTGGACGTTTCCTTGCGCGGCGCAGTGTCCATCGCCCGCAGGCTGCAAGACCCGCTCGCCGAGTTGGTCAAAATCGACCCCAAATCCATCGGCGTGGGTCAGTATCAGCACGATGTGAACCAAAGCCAGCTCGCCAAATCGCTGGACGCAGTGGTTGAAGATTGCGTGAACGCCGTCGGCGTGGACGTGAACACCGCCTCTGCCCCGCTCTTGGCGCGGATTTCCGGTTTGAATCAAACCCTTGCCCAAAACATCGTCGCCTACCGCGATGAAAACGGCGCGTTCGACAGCCGTAAAAAATTGCTGAAAGTGCCGCGCTTGGGCGAAAAAACCTTCGAGCAGGCGGCGGGCTTTTTGCGGATTAACGGCGGCAAAGAGCCGCTGGATGCGAGTGCCGTCCACCCCGAAGCCTATCCCGTTGTCGCCAAAATGCTGGCGCAACAAGGCATTACCGCCGCCGAACTTATCGGCAACCGCGAGCGCGTGAAGCAAATCAAAGCATCCGACTTTATCGACGAACGCTTCGGCCTGCCGACCATTTTGGATATTTTGTCCGAGCTAGAAAAACCCGGCCGCGATCCGCGTGGCGAGTTTCAGACGGCCTCATTCGCCGAAGGCATACACGAAATCAGCGACTTGCAAGTCGGCATGATACTCGAAGGCGTGGTTTCCAACGTCGCTAACTTCGGCGCATTCGTGGACATCGGCGTCCATCAGGACGGCTTGGTGCACATCTCCGCCCTGTCCAATCGTTTCGTCCAAGACCCGCGCGAAGTCGTGAAAGCCGGCGATGTGGTGAAAGTGAAAGTACTGGAAGTCGATGCTGCGCGTAAACGCATTGCACTCACCATGCGTTTGGATGACGAACCGGGCTGTGCCGCCAAAAGCAACAGGCCGTCTGAAACCCGACATCAAGAACGCCGCGACCTCAAACCCCAACGTAACGAGCGAGCCCCAACCAATTCGGCAATGGCGGATGCGTTTGCGAAGTTGAAGCGGTAA
- a CDS encoding ABC transporter ATP-binding protein, translating into MISVEHVSKRYLTRQGWRTVLHDINFKMEKGEKIGILGRNGAGKSTLIRLISGVEPPTTGEIKRTMSISWPLAFSGAFQGSLTGMDNLRFICRIYNVDIDYVKNFTEEFSELGQYLYEPVKRYSSGMKARLAFALSLAVEFDCYLIDEVIAVGDSRFADKCKYELFEKRKDRSIILVSHSHSAMKQYCDNAMVLEKGHMYQFEDMDKAYEYYNSLP; encoded by the coding sequence ATGATTTCAGTTGAACACGTTTCCAAACGCTATCTGACCCGCCAAGGTTGGCGGACAGTCTTGCACGATATCAACTTCAAAATGGAGAAGGGTGAGAAAATCGGTATTCTCGGCCGCAACGGTGCAGGTAAATCGACGCTCATCCGTTTGATCAGTGGCGTTGAGCCGCCAACCACGGGCGAAATCAAGCGGACGATGAGTATTTCTTGGCCTTTGGCATTCTCCGGTGCGTTTCAAGGCAGTCTGACCGGTATGGACAATTTGCGTTTCATCTGTCGGATTTACAACGTCGACATCGATTATGTGAAGAACTTTACCGAAGAGTTTTCCGAGCTGGGTCAATATCTTTATGAGCCGGTCAAGCGTTATTCTTCAGGTATGAAGGCACGTTTGGCATTTGCTTTGTCGTTGGCGGTAGAGTTTGACTGCTATCTGATTGACGAAGTGATTGCAGTTGGCGACTCGCGCTTTGCCGATAAATGTAAGTACGAGTTGTTTGAAAAGCGCAAAGACCGTTCTATCATCTTGGTGTCACACAGCCACAGCGCCATGAAGCAATATTGCGATAATGCGATGGTACTGGAAAAAGGGCATATGTACCAGTTTGAAGATATGGACAAAGCCTACGAATATTATAATTCGCTGCCTTAA
- a CDS encoding ABC transporter permease, whose product MKELHKTSFLESLLIQKRVIGALLMREIITRYGRNNIGFLWLFVEPLLLTLVMVLMWKFFRMHNVSALNIVAFTLTGYPMMMMWRNASNRAIGSIAANTSLLYHRNVRVLDTIFARMLLEIAGATIAQVVIMFALVVIGWIDVPADIFYMLLAWLLMAMFAVGLGLVICSVAFHFEPFGKVWSTISFVMMPLSGVFFFVHNLPQQLQHYVLMLPMVHGTEMFRAGYFGNSVTTYENPWYILLCNLVLLLLGLAMVARFSKGVEPQ is encoded by the coding sequence ATGAAAGAGCTACATAAAACATCGTTTTTGGAGTCGCTGCTTATCCAAAAAAGGGTAATCGGCGCGCTCTTAATGCGTGAAATTATTACTCGCTACGGTCGTAATAACATTGGTTTTTTGTGGTTATTTGTCGAACCTTTGCTGCTGACTTTGGTTATGGTGTTGATGTGGAAGTTTTTCCGCATGCACAACGTGTCGGCTTTGAATATCGTGGCTTTCACGCTGACAGGCTATCCGATGATGATGATGTGGCGTAATGCCTCCAATCGCGCCATCGGTTCTATTGCGGCCAACACAAGCCTGCTGTATCACCGAAATGTACGTGTTTTAGATACCATTTTTGCGCGTATGTTGTTGGAGATTGCCGGTGCTACGATTGCGCAGGTCGTGATTATGTTCGCATTGGTCGTCATCGGTTGGATTGATGTACCGGCAGATATTTTCTATATGTTGTTGGCTTGGCTTTTGATGGCTATGTTTGCCGTTGGATTGGGGCTGGTCATCTGTTCGGTGGCATTTCACTTTGAGCCGTTTGGCAAGGTTTGGAGTACCATCAGTTTTGTGATGATGCCTTTGTCCGGCGTGTTTTTCTTCGTACACAACCTACCTCAGCAGTTGCAACACTATGTGCTGATGCTTCCGATGGTGCATGGTACAGAAATGTTCCGTGCCGGATATTTTGGTAACAGCGTTACGACTTACGAAAATCCTTGGTATATTTTGTTGTGTAACTTGGTTTTGCTGCTGCTTGGTTTGGCGATGGTGGCGAGATTCAGCAAAGGGGTTGAGCCGCAATGA
- a CDS encoding capsule biosynthesis protein, producing MSEQVSANVEVKPEQPAPEKKKVKKSWLRKINPLLWVTVIVPTLCSGVYYGLFASDQFTSQSSFVVRSPKSQSSLNGLGAILQGSGFSRSQDDIYTVQEYMQSRSALDALRKKMPVRDFYEKEGDIFSRFNGFGLRGEDEAFYQYYRDKVSIHFDSVSGISNLSVTSFNAGESQKINDALLKQGEVLINQLNERARQDTIRYAQEVVNSAEEKVKEASAQLTKFRVSNGIFDLKAQSDVQMGLVSKLQDELIVIQTQLDQVKAVTPENPQIPGLVAREKSLRKEISQQMKAISGGGEGSLSNQAAEYQRVYLENELAEKQLAAAMTSLESAKAEADRQQLYLEVISQPNKPDLAHEPNRLYNIVATFVIGLIVYGIAVLLSASIREHKN from the coding sequence ATGTCTGAGCAAGTGTCTGCAAATGTGGAAGTGAAACCGGAACAACCGGCTCCCGAAAAGAAAAAGGTCAAAAAGTCTTGGTTGCGTAAGATTAATCCGTTGCTTTGGGTAACGGTTATCGTGCCGACTTTGTGTTCCGGTGTGTATTACGGACTATTTGCTTCTGATCAGTTCACATCCCAGTCCAGCTTTGTGGTGCGTTCTCCTAAGAGTCAGTCGTCTTTGAACGGCTTGGGTGCCATTTTGCAGGGGTCCGGTTTTTCTCGTTCTCAAGACGATATTTATACCGTGCAGGAATATATGCAGTCGCGTTCGGCTTTGGATGCGTTGCGTAAGAAAATGCCCGTTCGTGATTTTTATGAAAAAGAAGGCGACATTTTCAGCCGTTTTAATGGTTTTGGCCTGCGTGGCGAGGATGAGGCCTTTTATCAATACTACCGCGATAAGGTATCCATCCATTTTGACTCTGTCTCAGGCATTTCCAATTTGAGCGTTACATCGTTCAATGCCGGTGAATCTCAAAAAATCAATGATGCTTTGCTCAAACAGGGTGAGGTATTGATTAACCAGCTGAACGAGCGTGCGCGTCAAGATACGATTCGTTATGCTCAGGAAGTGGTCAATTCTGCTGAAGAGAAAGTTAAAGAAGCTTCTGCCCAATTGACAAAATTCCGTGTGTCCAACGGTATTTTCGACTTGAAGGCGCAATCTGATGTGCAAATGGGTTTGGTATCCAAATTGCAGGACGAATTGATTGTTATTCAAACCCAGCTTGACCAGGTAAAAGCCGTTACGCCTGAAAACCCACAAATTCCGGGTCTGGTTGCGCGTGAGAAGAGCTTGCGTAAAGAAATTTCGCAACAAATGAAAGCGATTTCCGGCGGCGGCGAGGGTTCGTTGTCCAATCAGGCGGCGGAATATCAGCGCGTGTATTTGGAAAACGAATTGGCTGAGAAACAATTGGCTGCAGCGATGACTTCTTTGGAAAGTGCGAAAGCGGAAGCAGATCGTCAGCAATTGTATTTGGAAGTGATTTCCCAGCCGAACAAACCTGACTTGGCGCATGAACCAAACCGTCTGTACAACATTGTGGCAACGTTTGTCATCGGTTTGATTGTCTATGGCATTGCCGTGTTGCTGTCTGCAAGTATCCGTGAGCATAAAAACTGA
- a CDS encoding polysaccharide biosynthesis/export family protein: MLKAECLTRRGMLLLCVSLLAACSSLPSSGPSTRNVVALGQQSATAEVPEVELIDVNGAVAQSLYQAQVNQSFAQLGDGTSSIGAINIGDVLDITIWEAPPAVLFGGALSSTGSGNAQQTKLPEQMVSSSGTISVPFIGDVSVLGKTPVQVQNIIKGRLKKMANQPQVMVRMVQNNAANVSVIRAGNSVRMPLTAAGERVLDAVAAVGGSTANVQDTNVQLTRGNVVRTIALEDLVAHPRQNILLRRGDVVTMITNPSTFTSMGAVGHTQQIGFSVKGLSLAEAVGRMGGLQDYSADARGVFVFRYAPLSELPPEKQSKWVEKGYGDRAEIPVVYRLNLADANSMFWMQRFPVKDKDVVYVSNAPMAEVRKFLSFVFSPVVSGANSINNLVN; encoded by the coding sequence ATGTTGAAAGCAGAATGTCTTACCCGCAGGGGCATGTTATTGTTGTGCGTCAGTCTGTTGGCTGCATGCTCTTCTCTCCCTTCTTCCGGCCCAAGTACACGAAATGTTGTTGCTTTGGGACAACAGTCGGCTACAGCCGAAGTACCGGAGGTGGAGTTGATTGATGTGAATGGTGCGGTAGCTCAGTCGCTATATCAAGCGCAAGTTAATCAGTCATTTGCTCAGCTGGGCGATGGTACATCATCAATAGGGGCTATCAATATAGGTGATGTGCTGGACATTACGATTTGGGAAGCTCCTCCGGCTGTGTTGTTCGGTGGGGCTTTGTCGTCTACCGGTTCGGGTAATGCGCAGCAAACGAAGCTGCCCGAACAGATGGTTAGCTCTTCAGGTACGATTTCTGTGCCGTTTATCGGCGATGTGTCTGTCCTCGGTAAAACACCGGTTCAGGTGCAAAACATTATTAAAGGCCGTCTGAAAAAAATGGCGAACCAGCCGCAGGTAATGGTGCGCATGGTGCAAAATAATGCGGCGAATGTATCGGTTATCCGTGCGGGTAATAGTGTGCGTATGCCTTTGACGGCTGCAGGCGAGCGCGTGTTGGATGCGGTGGCTGCCGTGGGCGGTTCGACTGCGAATGTTCAGGATACGAACGTACAGCTGACACGCGGTAACGTTGTAAGAACGATTGCTTTGGAAGATTTGGTGGCTCATCCGCGTCAAAATATTTTGTTGCGCCGTGGTGATGTGGTCACAATGATTACTAATCCGAGCACGTTTACGTCTATGGGTGCGGTCGGTCATACGCAGCAGATTGGTTTCTCTGTGAAGGGCTTGTCTTTGGCTGAGGCTGTGGGACGTATGGGCGGTCTGCAGGATTATAGTGCAGATGCACGCGGTGTATTTGTATTCCGTTATGCGCCTTTATCCGAGCTGCCTCCTGAGAAACAATCTAAATGGGTTGAAAAAGGTTATGGCGATCGTGCGGAAATTCCTGTGGTCTACCGTTTGAACCTGGCAGATGCGAATTCTATGTTTTGGATGCAGCGTTTCCCTGTGAAGGATAAGGACGTGGTGTACGTATCGAATGCGCCGATGGCTGAAGTACGCAAGTTCTTGTCATTTGTGTTCTCGCCTGTGGTCAGCGGTGCGAACAGTATTAATAATTTAGTGAACTAA
- a CDS encoding stealth family protein produces the protein MRKLKKLIRQPGVFFRDYLNKRYPVRNAEQRTTESDEPVIIDNSLYLAELENSINLPPIKVDVVFTWVNNQDPKWQQRRRQHSPTAEQNALHNNDEARFSNHNELYYSLHSVRTFLPWVNHIYIITDNQRPDWLNPADYPNVSIIDHSQIIDPQYLPTFNSHVIEAHLHNIPNLNEHFIYFNDDVFVARPLPKEHFFHANGIASLFIADKSLKQMSERGTDTPTLSASKNCIALLQQHYDCHIDRPLVHTYIPLHKSSFQFAWQHYRTEIEAFLSNRFRSNHDLNLATFLVPWLMFLNRKSTVGNEICYYFNIRSNKAPAQYIKLLENKKNGRQPHSFCANDFHSQQQIKNYQDKLIQMLENYFKTK, from the coding sequence ATGAGAAAACTTAAAAAACTGATTCGACAACCAGGTGTATTCTTCCGCGACTATCTCAACAAAAGATACCCTGTCCGCAACGCCGAACAGCGTACAACAGAGTCTGACGAACCGGTCATTATCGACAACAGCCTGTATTTAGCCGAACTTGAAAATAGTATCAACCTTCCCCCTATTAAAGTTGATGTCGTTTTCACATGGGTAAATAACCAAGATCCCAAATGGCAGCAACGTCGCCGCCAACATAGCCCTACTGCCGAACAAAACGCACTCCACAATAATGACGAAGCCCGTTTCAGCAACCACAACGAACTTTACTATTCACTTCACAGCGTGCGCACCTTCCTGCCGTGGGTCAACCATATCTACATCATTACCGACAACCAACGCCCCGACTGGCTCAATCCTGCCGACTATCCCAACGTCAGCATAATAGATCACAGTCAAATCATTGACCCGCAATACCTGCCCACCTTCAATTCACATGTAATCGAAGCACACCTGCACAACATTCCCAATCTAAATGAACACTTCATCTATTTTAACGATGATGTATTTGTTGCCCGACCATTACCGAAGGAACACTTCTTTCACGCCAACGGTATTGCTTCACTTTTTATTGCAGACAAAAGCCTAAAACAAATGTCTGAAAGAGGAACCGATACACCCACTCTTTCCGCTTCAAAAAACTGTATCGCACTATTACAACAGCACTACGACTGCCACATCGACCGTCCGTTAGTACACACCTATATCCCACTACATAAAAGCAGCTTTCAATTTGCTTGGCAGCACTACCGTACTGAGATTGAAGCCTTTTTATCCAACCGTTTCCGTTCTAACCACGATCTCAATCTTGCTACCTTCCTCGTGCCTTGGCTGATGTTTTTAAACAGGAAATCTACAGTAGGTAATGAAATATGTTATTATTTTAATATCCGCTCCAACAAAGCGCCTGCACAATATATCAAGCTCTTAGAAAATAAAAAAAATGGGCGTCAGCCACACTCTTTTTGTGCCAACGATTTTCACAGCCAGCAACAGATTAAAAACTACCAGGACAAACTGATTCAAATGCTGGAAAATTACTTCAAAACCAAATAA
- a CDS encoding CDP-glycerol glycerophosphotransferase family protein has protein sequence MNNKKFRKLLRDPKLFFRDMYAKRVMKLKKYLPLKYEGNNQFTIVSAVYNVEKYLDEYFDSIVKQSLNFKKHIQIILVDDGSTDHSAEIIKRWQAKFPQNIHYFYKENGGQASARNLGLQHVETEWVTFIDPDDFVSSDYFYKTDNFLSNNANISIVGCPLVFYFEDKDMVKDTHPLKYRFAKGDVVLPLSNLKDHLQLSASTAFFKIDNIRNAHIYFDEAMKPSFEDAKFVTDYILNTDASTNAAFLSKISYFYRKRSDGSSTLDGAWNNPLLFSRVIEKGCIEILKTAKMKFGKVPEHIQRIVLYHIIWYFGRIVNKPAALSHLSEEQKKHFVALLHEMFSYIDEATILRFNLAGTWFFQKVALLGLFKNTAPKSQIAYVEDFDLTKKQILVKYFSNFPIVEQWVINGKEIFPKYQKEVVYDFLGSLYTKEYRTWLPCNDMGSLELFLAGNRAKLTFSGKQFDKLPIETVFTSFKQKSTVKSNDWILMDRDNQADDNAEHLYRYISENHPEQDIYFALKKTSSDWKRLEQDGFNLLEFGSSAFESKLKDCAKIISSHVDGYITHYFKDNSLLDKDYVFLQHGITKDDLSGWLNTKKIACFVTATNPEYHSIVDNTTAYKFGKKEVKLTGFPRYDRLLINNNTESKQILIMPTWRSSIVGTYISGTERTRNPDFMKTNYARHWHGFMNHAILKELNDQGYQIVFAPHPSIQEYMDEFTVPDFIKIYSYSEGNIQSVFQNTSILITDYSSVAFDVAYLNKAILYYQFDYDEVFSSGNHTYQKGYFDYNRDGFGAVAYNETELLAALKDLVENQAKVPDLYQTRIDKTFQFRDSNNCERVYQSITALDQPDTTDNLPIIQNMITQAENHHAWDLAATRIQTLLDTGRLNAEETADYRHRYLNALFESNQFDTLQNLLPDYPDTAGYWHAKMDLYIGNAVKGAEFFAENEHIGTQNDLLISLLAASFHQAKRPSEKLFARIGTDLPDSYQPLLTVAQKLSEQNYFVALALLKTYIDSLDDRQKGYLKPELLASYLCMKLGNLQGAHQYLVAFEKHTQNDPSCRIAIARLAKLRGDSEKLFTQLNRAFEENLLLIPEDLTVDYLKKMYAAGNTDGERYLLAQLRQKYPENPSLALYEAEKLAQNQDWESVTKILADFAQTSPETMYLYTTALCRLKNHQAAQRYFDSLSLQDTAAYWKLAAEIAEAKGDKALQAECLKKQLACLE, from the coding sequence ATGAACAATAAAAAATTTCGGAAGCTCTTACGAGACCCTAAACTCTTTTTCCGCGACATGTACGCCAAACGCGTAATGAAACTCAAAAAATACCTTCCCTTAAAATACGAAGGTAATAATCAATTTACAATCGTTTCAGCCGTTTATAACGTCGAGAAATACCTTGATGAATACTTTGACAGTATCGTCAAACAAAGCTTGAATTTCAAAAAACACATTCAAATCATTCTAGTAGATGATGGATCAACCGACCATTCGGCAGAAATCATCAAACGATGGCAAGCCAAGTTTCCCCAAAATATCCATTATTTTTACAAAGAAAATGGCGGCCAGGCCTCGGCACGCAATCTGGGTTTACAACATGTTGAAACCGAATGGGTAACATTCATAGATCCAGATGATTTTGTTTCTTCTGATTACTTCTACAAAACAGATAACTTCTTAAGTAATAATGCCAACATTAGCATAGTAGGTTGCCCATTAGTCTTCTATTTTGAAGATAAAGACATGGTGAAAGATACACACCCCTTAAAATATCGTTTTGCTAAAGGGGATGTTGTCCTTCCATTATCTAATCTAAAAGATCACCTACAATTATCTGCAAGTACTGCTTTTTTCAAAATTGATAATATCCGTAATGCACATATTTATTTTGATGAGGCAATGAAACCTAGCTTTGAAGATGCAAAATTTGTTACTGATTATATTCTAAATACTGATGCCTCAACTAATGCTGCTTTTCTGTCAAAAATCAGTTATTTTTATCGAAAACGTTCCGATGGTTCGTCTACGTTAGATGGAGCATGGAACAATCCATTACTATTTTCTAGGGTAATTGAAAAAGGCTGTATTGAAATTTTAAAAACAGCCAAAATGAAATTTGGAAAAGTCCCTGAGCATATTCAAAGAATCGTCCTATACCATATCATCTGGTATTTTGGCCGTATCGTAAACAAACCTGCAGCATTGTCACACCTAAGTGAAGAGCAAAAAAAACATTTCGTTGCCTTACTACATGAAATGTTCTCATATATTGATGAAGCAACAATTCTTCGCTTTAATTTAGCAGGAACATGGTTTTTCCAAAAAGTAGCTCTGCTCGGTTTATTTAAAAATACAGCACCTAAAAGTCAAATTGCTTATGTTGAAGATTTTGATTTGACAAAGAAACAGATTTTGGTGAAATATTTTTCAAATTTCCCAATTGTTGAGCAATGGGTAATTAATGGTAAGGAAATATTCCCTAAATACCAAAAAGAAGTTGTCTATGACTTTCTAGGCAGTTTATACACTAAAGAATACCGCACATGGCTTCCTTGTAACGATATGGGAAGTTTAGAACTTTTTTTAGCCGGTAATAGAGCCAAATTAACATTCTCAGGAAAACAATTTGACAAACTACCAATCGAAACGGTATTCACTTCATTCAAACAAAAATCCACAGTTAAATCGAATGACTGGATTTTAATGGATAGGGACAATCAGGCCGATGATAATGCAGAACACTTATATCGTTATATTAGTGAAAATCATCCAGAACAAGATATTTATTTTGCCCTGAAAAAAACCTCCTCTGATTGGAAAAGGCTCGAACAAGATGGGTTTAATTTGCTTGAATTTGGCTCATCTGCATTTGAGAGTAAATTAAAAGACTGCGCAAAAATCATCAGTAGTCATGTTGATGGATATATCACACATTATTTCAAAGATAATTCCCTATTAGATAAAGACTACGTCTTTTTACAACATGGCATTACGAAAGATGATTTATCAGGTTGGTTAAATACCAAAAAAATTGCTTGTTTCGTTACAGCGACAAATCCAGAATACCATTCTATTGTGGACAATACGACTGCTTATAAATTTGGTAAAAAAGAAGTTAAACTGACAGGCTTCCCTCGTTATGACCGTTTACTCATCAATAACAATACCGAATCTAAACAGATTTTAATCATGCCAACATGGCGTAGCTCCATTGTAGGCACATATATTTCAGGTACAGAACGAACAAGAAACCCTGATTTCATGAAAACTAACTATGCCAGACATTGGCATGGTTTCATGAATCACGCCATATTAAAAGAACTGAATGATCAAGGTTATCAAATCGTCTTTGCACCACATCCAAGTATTCAGGAATACATGGATGAGTTCACTGTGCCTGACTTTATTAAAATCTATAGCTATTCAGAAGGTAACATCCAATCCGTCTTCCAAAATACTAGCATCTTGATTACAGACTATTCATCTGTTGCATTTGATGTAGCCTACTTGAATAAAGCTATTTTGTATTATCAATTTGATTATGATGAAGTATTCTCCAGTGGAAATCACACCTATCAAAAAGGTTATTTTGACTATAACCGAGATGGTTTTGGTGCAGTTGCTTATAATGAAACAGAACTTCTGGCAGCATTAAAAGATCTAGTAGAAAACCAAGCTAAAGTACCAGATTTGTATCAAACACGCATTGATAAGACATTCCAATTTAGGGATTCGAATAATTGTGAGCGTGTCTATCAGTCTATTACAGCACTTGACCAACCTGACACTACAGATAATCTGCCTATTATTCAGAATATGATTACCCAAGCAGAGAATCATCATGCATGGGACTTGGCAGCAACCCGTATCCAAACTCTGCTTGATACAGGCCGTCTGAATGCGGAAGAAACAGCTGATTATCGCCATCGTTATCTGAACGCTTTATTTGAGAGCAACCAGTTTGATACTTTGCAAAACCTGTTACCTGATTATCCCGATACCGCAGGTTACTGGCATGCGAAAATGGACTTATATATCGGTAATGCTGTTAAAGGGGCGGAATTTTTTGCTGAAAACGAGCATATAGGAACGCAAAATGATTTACTTATCTCATTACTTGCAGCCTCGTTTCACCAAGCAAAAAGGCCGTCTGAAAAACTGTTTGCCCGGATAGGTACAGACTTACCCGATTCATATCAACCTTTGTTGACCGTAGCACAAAAGCTATCGGAGCAGAATTATTTTGTAGCATTGGCTTTACTGAAAACGTATATTGATAGCTTGGACGATCGCCAAAAAGGCTATCTCAAACCCGAGCTGTTGGCTTCTTACCTCTGCATGAAACTTGGTAACTTACAAGGCGCGCATCAGTATTTGGTTGCTTTTGAAAAACATACTCAAAATGATCCAAGTTGCCGTATCGCCATTGCAAGACTGGCAAAATTACGCGGTGATTCTGAAAAACTATTTACCCAGCTTAACCGTGCCTTTGAAGAAAATCTGCTCTTAATTCCTGAAGATTTAACAGTCGATTATCTGAAAAAAATGTACGCTGCCGGTAACACTGACGGCGAAAGATATCTATTGGCTCAACTGCGCCAAAAATATCCCGAGAATCCGTCTTTGGCCTTGTATGAAGCTGAAAAACTTGCCCAAAACCAAGATTGGGAGTCTGTCACCAAAATATTGGCTGATTTTGCACAAACCTCACCGGAAACGATGTATCTTTATACAACTGCTTTATGCCGTCTGAAAAACCATCAGGCAGCACAACGTTATTTTGACAGTCTCTCTCTACAAGACACAGCAGCATATTGGAAACTGGCAGCTGAAATAGCCGAAGCTAAAGGTGACAAGGCATTACAGGCTGAGTGTCTGAAAAAACAATTGGCTTGTTTAGAGTAA